The Methanomethylovorans hollandica DSM 15978 genome includes a region encoding these proteins:
- a CDS encoding DUF1699 family protein has translation MKIRVVSSKEEIETLHQSEEMIHLAFRPSNTDIFSMIAKCPKLKAIHMPTSYNKTLSKSSLMFLEMQGVKILEGDLWGHREAIEEYSEISQHVYDSIGEYRQKGMSDEDILTQMKTETGLSLDILSFLINRTK, from the coding sequence TTGAAAATAAGAGTAGTAAGTTCAAAAGAAGAGATAGAAACCCTGCACCAGAGTGAGGAAATGATACATCTGGCTTTCAGGCCCTCAAATACAGATATCTTTTCAATGATAGCAAAATGCCCTAAACTCAAAGCTATCCATATGCCTACCTCATATAACAAAACACTTTCCAAGTCATCCCTCATGTTCCTAGAAATGCAGGGTGTAAAAATTCTTGAAGGTGATTTGTGGGGGCACAGAGAAGCAATAGAAGAGTACTCTGAGATCTCACAACATGTTTATGACAGTATCGGGGAATATAGACAAAAGGGAATGTCTGATGAGGATATACTAACACAAATGAAAACAGAGACCGGTTTAAGTCTTGATATCCTTTCTTTCCTCATCAACAGAACTAAATGA
- a CDS encoding transcriptional regulator, which produces MTIMSSDQIENMSEKEILVQILKTLISIDQRMDRLVPGDVSMTRKTSIEDDNEGPSTGLDVMTLLSLPEHLRTTATVLFELGESTAEDISQVTLKEGAVESGYLNQLVRMRHVKKYRAGRKVYFCIIDNKNID; this is translated from the coding sequence ATGACAATAATGAGTAGTGATCAGATAGAGAACATGTCAGAAAAAGAGATACTGGTGCAGATCCTTAAAACACTGATCAGTATCGATCAGAGAATGGACCGTTTGGTTCCGGGGGATGTCTCTATGACCAGAAAAACTTCAATAGAAGATGACAATGAGGGTCCATCCACTGGTCTGGATGTAATGACATTGCTTTCTCTGCCGGAACATTTGAGAACCACTGCAACGGTATTATTTGAACTGGGGGAGTCTACTGCTGAAGACATATCACAGGTTACACTTAAGGAGGGGGCTGTCGAAAGTGGCTACCTCAATCAGCTTGTGAGGATGAGACATGTGAAAAAATACCGTGCAGGTAGAAAGGTATATTTTTGCATCATCGATAATAAGAACATTGATTAA
- a CDS encoding tRNA uridine(34) 5-carboxymethylaminomethyl modification radical SAM/GNAT enzyme Elp3, which translates to MDANSEFTLACRKLLEMVLNGEIRDPDQLVQAKKLVSKHHKLPSLPTNADIMISGSEEEQLLVRDFLRKKPVRTISGVAVIAAMTSPAPCPHGTCVPCPGGPASSFNSPQSYMGQEPSAMRAIQYEYDPYRITAARLEQLKQIGHDIGKAELIIMGGTYSARTLDYQEWYVKRCLEAMNDFFDTQWREHVPTIGKTFPYLTLEDVQKANETAKVRNVGMTFETRPDWAKEDHVDVLLKLGATKVEIGVQSTYDFVLSRMNRGHTVADATEANRVLRDSALKVGFHMMPHLPGMDIEGDVRNFKKLFIDTRFKPDYLKIYPTLVTEGTALQRMWKDGEYEALTDENAVELLAKIKSFLPKWVRLQRIQRDIPAYQILAGTRKSNIRQLARSMLEEHGGSCQCIRCREVGHNILNGKYPHPDNIKLVVEKYDCCGGVEHFISFEDIQSDILIGFLRLRFPHDPYRPELQNSALVRELHVYGSMVPVGEHAKEYAWQHRGYGAELLAHAEEVAKGAGFKKISVISGIGVREYYRKQGYILDGVYMSKWF; encoded by the coding sequence ATGGATGCAAATAGTGAATTCACACTGGCTTGCCGCAAGCTTCTGGAAATGGTGCTTAATGGCGAGATACGGGATCCGGATCAATTGGTTCAGGCAAAGAAACTTGTAAGTAAACATCACAAACTTCCTTCACTGCCTACAAATGCGGACATTATGATTTCCGGTAGCGAAGAAGAGCAACTATTGGTAAGGGATTTCCTTCGGAAAAAACCGGTTCGTACTATCTCAGGTGTAGCTGTGATCGCAGCTATGACATCGCCTGCCCCCTGCCCCCATGGCACATGTGTTCCCTGCCCAGGAGGCCCAGCTTCTTCTTTTAACTCGCCGCAAAGCTATATGGGGCAGGAACCCTCTGCAATGCGCGCGATCCAATATGAGTATGATCCATACAGGATAACCGCTGCCCGTCTTGAGCAATTAAAACAGATAGGGCATGATATAGGGAAAGCCGAATTGATCATAATGGGGGGAACATATTCAGCCCGCACTTTAGACTATCAGGAATGGTATGTAAAACGATGTCTTGAAGCAATGAACGATTTTTTTGATACCCAATGGCGTGAACATGTCCCTACTATTGGTAAGACCTTCCCCTACCTCACTCTTGAGGACGTGCAGAAGGCCAATGAGACAGCAAAGGTCCGCAATGTAGGTATGACATTTGAGACCAGGCCAGACTGGGCTAAAGAAGATCATGTAGATGTACTGTTAAAATTAGGTGCCACCAAAGTTGAGATCGGAGTGCAGAGCACCTATGATTTTGTCCTTTCCAGGATGAACCGTGGGCATACTGTTGCAGATGCCACAGAGGCTAATAGGGTTCTAAGGGACAGCGCTCTGAAAGTAGGTTTTCACATGATGCCTCATCTTCCGGGAATGGATATTGAAGGGGATGTGCGCAATTTCAAAAAACTTTTTATAGATACCAGATTCAAGCCGGATTATCTGAAAATATATCCTACACTGGTCACAGAGGGGACAGCACTTCAGAGAATGTGGAAGGACGGGGAATATGAAGCCCTTACAGATGAAAATGCTGTGGAACTGCTTGCTAAGATCAAATCCTTCCTGCCTAAATGGGTAAGATTACAACGGATACAGCGGGATATTCCTGCTTATCAGATACTTGCAGGTACTCGTAAAAGCAATATCAGACAACTTGCTAGAAGTATGCTGGAAGAACATGGTGGTTCCTGTCAGTGCATCCGCTGCCGCGAGGTAGGTCATAATATTCTTAATGGAAAGTATCCTCATCCTGACAACATTAAGCTGGTTGTTGAAAAATATGATTGTTGTGGTGGTGTGGAACATTTCATATCTTTTGAAGATATACAATCGGATATTTTGATAGGTTTTTTGAGATTGAGGTTCCCTCATGATCCTTACCGACCCGAGCTTCAGAATTCAGCTCTGGTCAGGGAGTTGCATGTATACGGATCTATGGTTCCTGTAGGTGAACATGCAAAAGAATATGCCTGGCAGCACAGAGGCTATGGAGCAGAATTGCTTGCACATGCGGAAGAAGTGGCAAAGGGTGCAGGCTTTAAAAAGATCTCTGTTATAAGTGGTATTGGAGTAAGGGAATATTATCGTAAGCAGGGTTATATTTTGGATGGGGTCTACATGTCTAAGTGGTTTTAG
- a CDS encoding AAA family ATPase, whose translation MQASIKDIWTVKYRPSRLEELVGNEESVNTLRRLALSRNVPHLLLYGPSNSGKATAAFALANEIYGEGSERNFTYFNASDFFDNGKSYLVRDKRFTRILGTDDPRKIQKSVISVFKEIINEYASMAPIDSDYKIIFIDSSETLDTNAQHALRRIMEKYTTTCRFILSTTQPSRLIAPLRSRGLQLFFRHVSDEKLADFIKHIAETEGFLITENGVQALLYHSRGNVATSLNTLQVAVILSNGEPIGAQAIYTAAVREEVGDVRLLYEAATVGNIIEARKFIDRMLVDYGFTGNEILERLHRIVAGSGEPEQRIARWNIKIADANFKMLQAANDRIQLEALVTDFCN comes from the coding sequence ATGCAAGCAAGCATAAAAGATATTTGGACTGTGAAATATAGACCTTCAAGGCTTGAGGAGCTTGTAGGTAATGAAGAGTCTGTGAATACCCTTCGCAGGCTCGCATTATCTCGTAATGTTCCGCACCTGTTATTGTATGGGCCGTCCAATTCCGGAAAAGCCACCGCTGCCTTCGCCCTTGCAAATGAAATTTACGGAGAAGGGTCTGAGAGAAATTTCACTTACTTCAATGCATCCGATTTCTTTGATAACGGTAAAAGTTATCTTGTCCGGGACAAGAGGTTCACGCGTATACTGGGCACAGATGACCCACGGAAGATCCAGAAAAGTGTGATCTCTGTTTTCAAGGAAATAATAAACGAATATGCAAGTATGGCGCCAATAGACTCGGACTACAAGATCATATTCATAGACAGTTCCGAAACTCTTGATACGAATGCACAGCATGCATTAAGGCGCATAATGGAAAAATACACAACAACCTGCAGGTTCATTCTTTCTACCACTCAGCCCTCAAGATTGATAGCACCTCTGCGTTCCAGAGGTCTACAGCTTTTTTTCAGGCATGTATCTGATGAAAAACTGGCTGATTTCATAAAGCATATAGCGGAAACCGAAGGCTTTCTGATCACAGAAAATGGAGTACAGGCATTGTTGTATCATTCAAGAGGTAACGTAGCAACCTCACTTAATACATTACAGGTGGCAGTTATTCTCTCAAATGGTGAACCAATAGGGGCCCAAGCCATATATACGGCTGCTGTCAGGGAAGAAGTAGGAGATGTAAGATTGCTCTATGAGGCTGCAACTGTCGGGAATATAATAGAGGCCAGGAAATTCATAGACCGTATGCTGGTTGATTACGGTTTTACAGGCAATGAGATACTAGAACGCCTTCACAGAATTGTTGCAGGGTCTGGAGAACCTGAGCAAAGGATCGCTAGATGGAACATTAAGATCGCAGATGCCAACTTTAAAATGCTACAGGCTGCTAATGACAGAATTCAGCTTGAAGCTCTTGTGACAGATTTTTGCAACTAA